One genomic region from Xyrauchen texanus isolate HMW12.3.18 chromosome 4, RBS_HiC_50CHRs, whole genome shotgun sequence encodes:
- the arl6ip4 gene encoding ADP-ribosylation factor-like protein 6-interacting protein 4 isoform X1 produces the protein MGRSESGSSCHRPKSRHKEDRKSRSLSSSSIGRQSPNPQKKPERTSEKKTKRRRSPSTSSSSSSSSISSNEKEAKKKKKKHREAKKKMKHKKKKEKREKKLQKKFAEKAVREEVAASVQTPVSVGPQKFLQTWQSEESKEHGPVMTDEQMARLHTKRPMTKEEYEARQSVIRRVYDSETGRTRLIRGDGEILEEIVSQERHKEINKVQCMTSIQATKGDGDAFQKRLGISR, from the exons ATGGGTCGGAGCGAGTCTGGTAGCAGCTGTCATAGGCCTAAGAGCCGACACAAAGAAGATAGAAAATCCAGATCCTTGTCATCTTCAAGCATTGGCAGACAAAgtccaaatccacaaaagaaaCCTGAACGGACCTCTG AGAAGAAGACAAAAAGGAGAAGGAGTCCTTCAACCTCTTCATCATCTTCAAGCTCCTCCATCTCATCCAATGAAAAAGAagccaagaagaagaagaagaaacacaGAGAAGccaaaaagaaaatgaagcataAGAAGAAAAAGGAGAAAAGGGAAAAGAAGTTGCAAAAAAAGTTTGCAGAGAAAGCTGTAAGAGAGGAAGTGGCAGCTTCTGTTCAGACTCCTGTTTCAGTTGGTCCCCAAAAATTCTTGCAGACCTGGCAGAGTGAAGAGTCTAAAGAACACGGCCCTG TCATGACTGATGAACAGATGGCCAGACTTCACACCAAGAGACCAATGACAAAGGAGGAATATGAGGCCAGGCAAAGTGTCATTCGTCGGGTCTACGACTCTGAGACAGGCCGTACCAG gCTTATTCGAGGAGATGGAGAAATTTTAGAAGAGATTGTCAGCCAGGAAAGACACAAAGAAATCAACAAGGTGCAGTGCATGACTTCAATT CAAGCAACTAAAGGAGATGGTGATGCCTTCCAGAAGAGATTAGGGATCAGCAGGTAG
- the arl6ip4 gene encoding ADP-ribosylation factor-like protein 6-interacting protein 4 isoform X2 — MGRSESGSSCHRPKSRHKEDRKSRSLSSSSIGRQSPNPQKKPERTSEKKTKRRRSPSTSSSSSSSSISSNEKEAKKKKKKHREAKKKMKHKKKKEKREKKLQKKFAEKAVREEVAASVQTPVSVGPQKFLQTWQSEESKEHGPVMTDEQMARLHTKRPMTKEEYEARQSVIRRVYDSETGRTRLIRGDGEILEEIVSQERHKEINKQATKGDGDAFQKRLGISR; from the exons ATGGGTCGGAGCGAGTCTGGTAGCAGCTGTCATAGGCCTAAGAGCCGACACAAAGAAGATAGAAAATCCAGATCCTTGTCATCTTCAAGCATTGGCAGACAAAgtccaaatccacaaaagaaaCCTGAACGGACCTCTG AGAAGAAGACAAAAAGGAGAAGGAGTCCTTCAACCTCTTCATCATCTTCAAGCTCCTCCATCTCATCCAATGAAAAAGAagccaagaagaagaagaagaaacacaGAGAAGccaaaaagaaaatgaagcataAGAAGAAAAAGGAGAAAAGGGAAAAGAAGTTGCAAAAAAAGTTTGCAGAGAAAGCTGTAAGAGAGGAAGTGGCAGCTTCTGTTCAGACTCCTGTTTCAGTTGGTCCCCAAAAATTCTTGCAGACCTGGCAGAGTGAAGAGTCTAAAGAACACGGCCCTG TCATGACTGATGAACAGATGGCCAGACTTCACACCAAGAGACCAATGACAAAGGAGGAATATGAGGCCAGGCAAAGTGTCATTCGTCGGGTCTACGACTCTGAGACAGGCCGTACCAG gCTTATTCGAGGAGATGGAGAAATTTTAGAAGAGATTGTCAGCCAGGAAAGACACAAAGAAATCAACAAG CAAGCAACTAAAGGAGATGGTGATGCCTTCCAGAAGAGATTAGGGATCAGCAGGTAG